The Bacteroidota bacterium genome includes a window with the following:
- a CDS encoding magnesium transporter CorA family protein yields the protein MIHTIKIGTLKWHHISDPKEDDLKFLEEEFYFHPLDIEDCRSFNQRPKIDIYDDYYFLILHFPSFDRWDRFIVTKEVKIFWGEDYVITVGKTHEVVDRIFDEYKEHAEKRLEFDFGTSDALLYRILDRIMNDTFTLIRKIGLELELLNRELFNRRAERIIERISLTRRNIILLNTMFKPQLRLFHMFESGDIKGYADSMEEYWGNILDHSQKIWDLTEDYAELIEGLSKTFDSLQTNKINEIMKILTMISSILLPLTFIASLYGMNLTKLPLSGNPNFFWILMGGMLALGVAMIVYFKRRKWL from the coding sequence ATGATTCACACTATTAAAATTGGTACTCTTAAATGGCATCATATCAGTGATCCTAAAGAGGACGATCTCAAATTCCTTGAAGAAGAATTTTACTTCCATCCTCTGGATATTGAGGACTGTCGCAGCTTTAACCAGCGCCCTAAGATCGATATTTACGATGATTACTATTTTCTTATACTTCATTTTCCAAGTTTTGACCGGTGGGATAGATTTATTGTCACCAAAGAAGTTAAAATATTCTGGGGTGAAGATTATGTTATTACGGTCGGGAAAACCCATGAAGTGGTCGACAGGATATTTGATGAATATAAGGAACATGCCGAGAAAAGACTGGAGTTTGACTTCGGAACAAGCGACGCCCTGCTATACAGGATTCTTGACCGGATAATGAACGATACCTTTACTCTGATCAGAAAAATTGGTTTGGAACTCGAACTGCTCAACCGTGAATTGTTCAATCGCAGGGCAGAACGGATCATTGAGAGGATATCGTTAACGCGGCGGAATATCATTCTCCTGAATACGATGTTCAAACCCCAACTCCGCCTCTTCCACATGTTTGAGTCGGGCGATATTAAAGGTTATGCTGACAGCATGGAGGAATACTGGGGTAATATCCTCGACCATTCGCAGAAAATTTGGGACCTGACAGAAGACTATGCCGAACTTATTGAAGGTTTGTCTAAAACCTTTGACTCCCTTCAGACCAATAAAATAAATGAGATCATGAAAATATTGACCATGATCTCATCTATTCTTCTTCCTTTGACATTTATCGCCAGCTTATATGGGATGAACCTGACCAAATTGCCGTTGAGCGGGAATCCGAATTTCTTCTGGATCTTAATGGGTGGAATGCTTGCATTGGGAGTGGCGATGATTGTTTATTTCAAGAGGCGAAAATGGTTGTAA
- a CDS encoding bifunctional 3-deoxy-7-phosphoheptulonate synthase/chorismate mutase type II, with translation MDTIKSLNILPIDAWLSMFSPPLVIAGPCSAESERQMINTARGLAEIEQVRIFRAGIWKPRTRPDVFEGVGSKGLDWLRKVKMETRLLTAVEVAKKEHIEEALRSDVDVLWIGARTVINPFSIQEISDVLKGVDIPVMVKNPVAPDLNAWIGALERLNEAGIKKLVAIHRGFYHFENSIYRNIPMWEIPIELKRLIPHLPLICDPSHIGGKRELIFDIAHKAMDLKMDGLMIESHFDPDKARTDALQQILPADLKVVLSKLVIKQQKGEPEFESRLEEFRAEIDRLDDELIRILSKRMDIVREIGKFKEQYKVTVLQLDRWSKLVSDRVKKGVRLGISRDFLIKLFTRIHQESIDIQTDSSKNNKL, from the coding sequence ATGGATACCATAAAGTCGCTGAACATATTACCTATTGATGCCTGGTTAAGTATGTTCAGCCCTCCCCTGGTCATTGCGGGCCCATGCAGCGCTGAATCAGAACGCCAGATGATTAACACAGCGCGTGGACTTGCTGAAATTGAACAGGTAAGGATTTTCAGGGCCGGGATTTGGAAACCCCGCACGCGGCCGGATGTTTTTGAAGGAGTGGGGTCAAAAGGATTGGACTGGCTCAGGAAGGTTAAAATGGAGACCCGCTTGCTCACAGCCGTTGAGGTGGCAAAAAAAGAACATATAGAGGAAGCCTTGCGTTCTGACGTTGATGTCTTATGGATAGGTGCCCGTACCGTGATAAATCCCTTTTCGATTCAGGAAATCTCTGATGTACTGAAAGGGGTTGATATCCCTGTCATGGTTAAAAATCCTGTTGCACCTGATCTCAACGCCTGGATAGGAGCATTGGAAAGACTGAATGAAGCAGGCATCAAAAAACTGGTCGCCATACACCGTGGTTTTTACCATTTTGAAAATTCTATTTACAGGAATATACCCATGTGGGAGATTCCCATCGAACTCAAACGTCTGATTCCACATCTGCCTCTGATTTGCGATCCAAGCCATATCGGTGGCAAAAGAGAATTGATATTTGATATTGCTCATAAAGCTATGGATCTTAAAATGGATGGACTGATGATCGAATCTCATTTTGATCCTGATAAGGCCAGAACAGATGCCCTGCAACAAATACTTCCTGCAGACCTGAAGGTTGTTTTATCGAAGCTGGTTATAAAACAGCAAAAGGGTGAACCTGAATTTGAATCCAGATTGGAAGAATTCAGGGCTGAAATTGACAGACTCGATGATGAACTGATCAGAATTCTTTCAAAACGGATGGATATTGTGAGGGAAATAGGTAAATTCAAGGAGCAGTACAAGGTCACAGTCCTTCAGCTAGACCGTTGGAGCAAGCTCGTTTCCGACAGGGTGAAGAAGGGGGTGAGGCTTGGAATCAGCAGGGATTTCCTGATAAAATTATTTACCCGTATACACCAGGAATCTATTGATATCCAGACAGATTCCTCAAAAAATAACAAGCTGTGA
- the asnS gene encoding asparagine--tRNA ligase: protein MEDIKNKSIRELLASNDYNTVCTIKGWVRTKRISKNVAFISINDGSTIHNMQVVADLTKIKEEDLAPINTGAALSVTGVLVKSVGSGQHIELSAEKVDILGIADPDVYPLQPKRHTLEFLREIAHLRFRTGTFGAITRLRHSMIFAIHKFFNDRGFYNIHTPIITASDAEGAGEMFRVTTLNMKDLPRKEDGSIDFSQDFFGRETNLTVSGQLEAELAALAMTKVYTFGPTFRAENSNTSRHLAEFWMIEPEVAFADNNDNMDLAESMLKYLVQYALDNCYDDLAYLSKRQQDEEKLKKQEERSSMELIEKLRFVLDNTFERITYTEAIDILIQSNPNKKKKFSFIIEGWGADIQSEHERYLVEKHFKKPVILRDYPMDIKAFYMKQNDDGKTVRALDVLFPQVGEIVGGSQREESYEKLYSRIKELNLSEDNLWWYLETRKFGTVPHSGFGLGFERFMLFLTGMTNIRDVIPFPRTPKNAEF, encoded by the coding sequence ATGGAGGATATTAAGAATAAAAGTATTAGAGAATTACTAGCATCCAATGATTATAATACAGTATGCACGATTAAAGGATGGGTCAGAACGAAACGCATCAGTAAGAATGTCGCTTTTATTTCAATTAATGATGGTTCAACTATTCATAATATGCAAGTCGTTGCCGACCTGACGAAAATCAAAGAGGAAGATCTTGCACCCATCAATACTGGTGCTGCGCTTTCGGTAACCGGTGTTCTGGTGAAATCGGTCGGTAGTGGGCAACATATTGAGCTTAGTGCAGAAAAAGTGGACATATTGGGTATTGCAGATCCTGATGTTTATCCCCTCCAGCCAAAGCGACACACGCTTGAGTTTTTGAGGGAGATTGCTCACTTACGTTTCCGTACCGGCACGTTTGGAGCTATTACAAGGCTCAGGCACAGCATGATCTTTGCGATACATAAATTCTTCAACGACAGAGGATTTTATAACATACATACACCGATTATTACAGCTTCTGATGCTGAGGGTGCAGGTGAAATGTTCCGTGTGACGACCTTGAATATGAAGGATCTGCCAAGAAAGGAAGATGGCTCGATTGATTTCTCACAGGATTTCTTTGGCCGTGAAACCAATCTTACTGTGTCAGGGCAGCTCGAAGCCGAACTGGCTGCTCTTGCAATGACAAAGGTTTATACTTTCGGACCTACTTTCAGAGCTGAAAATTCCAATACATCACGACATCTGGCGGAATTCTGGATGATCGAACCCGAGGTGGCCTTTGCCGATAATAACGACAACATGGATTTGGCAGAGTCCATGCTGAAATATCTCGTACAGTATGCCCTGGATAATTGTTATGATGACCTGGCTTACCTGAGTAAACGCCAGCAAGATGAAGAAAAGCTTAAGAAGCAGGAGGAACGCTCATCCATGGAGCTCATTGAAAAATTGAGATTTGTCCTCGATAACACCTTCGAAAGGATTACTTATACTGAGGCGATTGACATTCTTATCCAGTCAAATCCCAATAAAAAGAAAAAGTTTTCCTTTATAATTGAAGGATGGGGCGCAGATATTCAATCAGAACATGAACGATATCTTGTTGAAAAACACTTTAAAAAGCCTGTCATCCTGAGGGATTATCCCATGGACATCAAAGCCTTCTATATGAAACAGAACGATGACGGAAAAACAGTCAGGGCATTGGATGTACTGTTCCCTCAGGTCGGTGAGATCGTAGGTGGCTCGCAAAGGGAGGAATCATATGAGAAACTGTATTCCAGGATCAAAGAACTAAACCTTTCAGAAGACAATTTATGGTGGTACCTTGAAACAAGAAAATTTGGCACTGTACCCCACAGCGGATTTGGCCTTGGCTTTGAGCGGTTTATGTTGTTTCTCACAGGAATGACCAATATCAGAGATGTAATTCCATTTCCCAGAACTCCTAAAAATGCGGAATTCTGA